A window from Drosophila kikkawai strain 14028-0561.14 chromosome 2L, DkikHiC1v2, whole genome shotgun sequence encodes these proteins:
- the mim gene encoding probable serine/threonine-protein kinase yakA isoform X14 yields MDLSLERDSSALGSLFQQIINDMKNTSPLWEDFVAKAGKLHTCLRAAIQAIAAYLDAFQKIADAATNSRGASKEIGTALTRVCLRHKAVETRLKTFTSAIMDCLVQPLQDRIEDWKRTVATIDKDHAKEYKRCRSELKKRSSDTLRLQKKARKGQTDGLQSLMDSHMQDVTQRRAELEEVEKKSLRAAMVEERLRYCSFVHMLQPVVHEECEVMSELGHLQEAMQSIALVTKEPTVLPQASEELIHDAKASINLYPESPGGGSGSQGGGCSNSLGSRKSSVCSISSMNSSGSSNSPGHHHYPRSLSQFVTPAIRLKPGESSDSGFSSSPALTTTQTSNATNQTANVSTWPPHSQDVVDTLPPTADRPHTISTAYEKGHQRPPLTVYTFQNPETIPESGTGLNNGSPANGQPSPGQTTPATQKSPAATLSRPPLPVRCSSLERPLSAQSNHRQGSGSNLLQRQCPSPIPAHITKELSAAHHAQQQQQQQQQQPPQTPPTYVNMSELANMAALKLTNHQQQQQQKSATPPLRQQSSIDSISSQHSNDSSGSHQLLQQQQPHLQQQQSSQSNHHSATATRSHSISSTASSLHSHPSIDSTVACSSLVGQHHHSTSTNTNTTSPSSGSSTPQNHYSPLLTNSPTSTAAGTPSGSSIGTGTGLGFVYQVSSPTPPASEVLKITEQAAAGTVSENGAEETDERSRASVLQKASMFEKAAAAAAISPPAPISVTSPAPVVAAPAVPAGGTSGGRRSEAEQQEMGGAAGGGGTRIARRSSINQAKPPPPVRRSSSVTPSPASVGQQHQYQPQQQQHHSYQLSSSSEHLPPPPAFMLDAHSMPNSPPPTAMPSSALKVSETVRALAAMRHQPASPVSLRRMQQQQQQQHLQQQQYLQQQQQQPLLQSVHNSPLTDDLSYDAYYDSYLDLHAYAQQQQQQQAQLYHSQLQQHHQPLQQPPLYQAPPPADATFRTSSPAAGGGGGGIYAQPKLVNSMSSFRTSSPSPNGHAHAHPLPPTQPKANPNLIAQLNARLNSKQQQHQPGVEGIYGNQQQQPGGGGESIYMRSGLSMSQPQQQQHNDGKSEQMQMQQQQQQQHRIYASFGTTSSSSPSSSSANSTTQPSSILTPAPSSFNALPHFPLSSSTSSLLSKVSSFSNSSPSASSSPMMAAANSHYQPPQPPTASSSGGGAVANNKDFGIYSSSFNKNSAAAPSPNMRQAHPHPQQHHQQQQHYTCPPPLEDPPPPPIYSAGSSATMPKKMARPHVGPPHSAYAAASATATLPKNMLQQQQQRLHHQQYQQPTGMGNGTGHVSSQRPQLPLPQQKLRAAQQQHLAEQQQHQHQLQQQHQQQLQQQHQRQPPIPSRHSSVQQKIFVSTNPFIQTTAVKFHSPSASPTCGSPVTGSGSGSGSLASIYATTARGSHAQQQHYYRDVAGGGNSNGGAAYYNHNAHHAHAHVPTHHPNYATSTNIEKTGSIRAKTKAEFLENLNAKLAKQGMSGRAFAVRNLINSKALMYQNPQNLSRPSAQYRRPPTYPSTTATTTATNATCCDEQC; encoded by the exons AATACTTCACCGCTGTGGGAGGATTTCGTAGCAAAGGCCGGAAAACTGCACACATGCTTGAG GGCCGCCATCCAAGCAATCGCCGCCTATTTGGATGCCTTCCAGAAGATAGCCGATGCGGCGACCAATTCAAGAG GCGCCTCCAAAGAGATTGGCACTGCCCTGACCCGCGTCTGCCTTCGCCACAAGGCGGTCGAGACGCGCCTAAAGACCTTCACCAGCGCCATTATGGATTGCCTAGTGCAGCCACTGCAGGACAGGATCGAGGACTGGAAGCGAACGGTGGCCACCATTGACAAAGACCACGCCAAAGAATACAAGCGCTGTCGCAGTGAGCTGAAGAAGCGCTCCAGCGATACACTGCGCCTGCAGAAGAAGGCGCGCAAAGGCCAGACAGACGGACTGCAATCGCTGATGGACTCCCACATGCAGGACGTTACCCAGCGCCGGGCTGAGCTGGAGGAGGTGGAGAAGAAGTCGCTGCGCGCGGCCATGGTCGAGGAGCGATTGCGCTATTGCAGCTTTGTTCACATGCTGCAGCCGGTGGTGCACGAGGAGTGCGAGGTCATGTCCGAATTGGGTCATCTTCAG GAGGCCATGCAGTCGATTGCCCTGGTAACCAAGGAGCCCACTGTCCTGCCCCAGGCCTCCGAAGAGCTAATCCACGATGCCAAGGCCAGTATCAATCTGTACCCAGAGTCTCCGGGAGGTGGCTCCGGCTCTCAGGGCGGCGGCTGCTCAAACTCGCTTGGTTCCCGAAAGAGTTCCGTCTGCTCCATCAGCAGCATGAACAGCAGCGGATCCAGCAATTCTCCCGGCCATCACCACTATCCACGCTCTCTGTCGCAG tttgtaACGCCCGCAATTCGCTTGAAACCTGGTGAATCCAGTGATAGTGGCTTTAGCTCATCGCCAGCTCTAACAACAACACag ACTTCAAATGCAACGAATCAGACGGCTAATGTCTCCACTTGGCCGCCACATTCCCAGGACGTGGTGGACACTCTCCCACCGACTGCCGATCGTCCGCATACCATTTCGACGGCTTATGAGAAGGGTCACCAGCGTCCGCCGCTGACTGTCTACACGTTCCAGAACCCGGAGACCATTCCCGAATCTGGCACTGGCCTTAATAACGGTTCACCTGCCAATGGACAGCCGTCGCCGGGACAGACTACTCCGGCCACTCAAAAGTCGCCGGCTGCCACTCTTAGTCGTCCGCCGTTGCCAGTT CGCTGCTCGTCGCTTGAGCGACCGCTGTCGGCGCAAAGCAACCATCGCCAGGGAAGCGGAAGCAATCTGCTGCAGCGCCAATGCCCCTCGCCGATTCCAGCTCATATCACGAAAG AGCTGTCCGCAGCGCATCacgcacagcagcagcagcagcagcaacagcaacagccgcCACAGACGCCGCCCACCTATGTCAACATGTCCGAACTGGCCAACATGGCGGCTTTGAAACTGACtaaccaccagcagcagcagcagcaaaagtcCGCAACACCGCCGTTGCGGCAGCAGAGCTCCATTGACTCGATCAGCTCGCAGCATTCCAACGACTCCTCGGGCTCGCATCAGCTgctccaacagcagcagccgcacttgcagcaacagcagtcaTCGCAGTCGAATCACCACTCCGCCACAGCCACACGCTCCCATTCCATATCCTCGACGGCCTCCTCGCTGCACTCGCATCCGTCGATCGACTCGACGGTCGCTTGCAGCTCGCTGGTGGGCCAGCACCACCACAGCACCAGCACCAACACGAACACCACCTCGCCGTCCAGTGGCAGCTCCACGCCACAGAACCATTACTCGCCCCTGCTAACCAACTCCCCTACGTCCACTGCCGCAGGTACtcccagcggcagcagcattGGCACGGGCACAGGCCTGGGATTTGTCTACCAGGTCAGCTCACCCACTCCGCCGGCGAGTGAGGTTCTAAAGATCACCGAGCAGGCGGCAGCTGGCACTGTTTCTGAGAATGGAGCCGAGGAAACGGATGAGCGTTCGCGGGCCTCGGTTCTGCAAAAGGCATCCATGTTCGAgaaggcggcagcagcagccgctaTTTCGCCACCAGCTCCGATTTCGGTGACTTCTCCGGCACCTGTGGTTGCTGCACCAGCGGTCCCGGCAGGCGGAACCAGCGGAGGACGACGATCCGAGGCGGAGCAGCAGGAAATGG GAGGAGCAGCCGGCGGTGGAGGTACGCGAATCGCAAGGCGTTCGTCCATCAATCAGGCCAAGCCACCGCCGCCAGTCAGACGCAGCTCATCGGTGACACCCAGTCCCGCCTCGGTCGGG cagcagcaccaataccaaccgcagcagcagcagcaccataGCTACCAACTAAGCAGCTCCAGCGAGCACTTGCCACCACCGCCGGCGTTTATGCTGGACGCCCACTCCATGCCCAACTCGCCACCGCCAACGGCGATGCCTAGCTCAGCGCTTAAGGTGTCCGAGACGGTGAGAGCGTTGGCTGCCATGCGCCACCAACCAGCCTCGCCAGTGTCACTTAGACGcatgcaacagcagcagcaacaacagcacctacagcagcagcaatatctgcagcagcagcagcagcaacctcTATTGCAG TCTGTGCACAACTCCCCCCTGACCGATGACTTGAGCTATGACGCCTACTATGACTCCTACTTGGATCTGCACGCCTAtgctcagcagcagcagcagcagcaggcacagcTTTACCACAGccaactgcagcagcatcaccaaCCACTGCAACAGCCGCCTCTCTACCAAGCTCCGCCGCCAGCCGATGCC ACGTTCCGCACTTCGTCACCAGCCGCGGGCGGAGGGGGCGGAGGCATATACGCCCAGCCCAAGCTGGTCAATAGCATGTCCAGCTTCCGCACCAGCAGCCCCAGTCCGAATGGACACGCTCACGCTCACCCACTGCCGCCAACGCAGCCCAAGGCGAACCCGAATCTAATTGCACAGCTCAATGCACGACTCAacagcaagcagcagcagcaccagcctGGGGTCGAGGGGATCTACggcaaccagcagcagcagcccggaggaggaggagagtcGATCTATATGCGGAGTGGCCTGTCCATGTCGcagccgcaacagcagcaacacaatGACGGTAAATCagagcaaatgcaaatgcagcagcagcagcagcagcagcatagaATTTACGCTAGTTTCGGCACCACATCATcttcatcaccatcatcatcatcggccAACAGCACCACTCAGCCATCCTCCATTCTAACACCGGCCCCCTCTTCTTTCAATGCATTGCCTCACTTTCCCCTGTCTTCATCCACATCTTCGTTGCTCTCCAAAGTCAGCTCATTCTCGAACTCTTCTCCATCTGCATCCTCGTCACCGATGATGGCAGCGGCCAACTCGCATTATCAGCCGCCTCAGCCGCCGACAGCATCCTCCTCGGGAGGTGGAGCAGTCGCAAACAACAAAGATTTTGGCATCTACTCAAGTTcatttaacaaaaattcagCAGCTGCGCCCTCGCCGAACATGCGACAGGCCCATCCACATCCACAAcagcatcatcagcagcagcagcactatACTTGCCCGCCTCCATTGGAGgatcctccgccgccgcccatCTACTCAGCCGGCTCGTCGGCCACAATGCCGAAAAAAATGGCCCGTCCCCATGTTGGTCCGCCTCACAGCGCATATGCAGCAGCCTCGGCAACGGCCACGCTGCCCAAGAACAtgctgcagcaacagcagcagcggctacACCATCAGCAATATCAACAGCCGACAGGCATGGGCAATGGCACAGGTCACGTCAGCAGTCAGCGTCCGCAGTTGCCGCTACCCCAGCAAAAGCTGCGGgcagcacagcagcaacatttggcagaacagcagcaacatcagcatcagttgcagcagcaacatcagcagcagttgcagcagcaacatcaaagACAGCCACCCATACCGTCACGCCACTCGAGTGTGCAGCAAAAGATATTCGTCTCGACGAATCCATTCATACAGACGACGGCCGTCAAGTTTCACTCGCCCTCGGCCTCGCCCACTTGCGGGTCTCCAGTGACTGGATCTGGATCTGGGTCTGGGTCCTTGGCCAGCATTTATGCCACAACCGCGCGTGGCAGCcatgcccagcagcagcactatTATCGCGATGTCGCTGGTGGGGGCAACAGCAACGGCGGCGCTGCCTACTACAACCACAATGCCCAtcatgcccatgcccatgtCCCGACACATCATCCAA ACTATGCCACAAGCACAAATATCGAAAAGACTGGCAGCATTCGGGCCAAGACCAAGGCCGAATTCCTCGAGAATCTCAACGCGAAACTGGCCAAGCAGGGAATGTCTGGACGAGCATTTGCCGTGCGAAATCTCATCAACAGCAAGGCCCTG ATGTATCAGAATCCGCAAAATCTATCGCGACCCAGTGCACAATACCGTAGACCACCCACCTATCCCAGCACCACAGCCACAACCACAGCCACCAATGCCACTTGCTGCGATGAGCAGTGCTAG
- the mim gene encoding pneumococcal serine-rich repeat protein isoform X9 codes for MDLSLERDSSALGSLFQQIINDMKNTSPLWEDFVAKAGKLHTCLRAAIQAIAAYLDAFQKIADAATNSRGASKEIGTALTRVCLRHKAVETRLKTFTSAIMDCLVQPLQDRIEDWKRTVATIDKDHAKEYKRCRSELKKRSSDTLRLQKKARKGQTDGLQSLMDSHMQDVTQRRAELEEVEKKSLRAAMVEERLRYCSFVHMLQPVVHEECEVMSELGHLQEAMQSIALVTKEPTVLPQASEELIHDAKASINLYPESPGGGSGSQGGGCSNSLGSRKSSVCSISSMNSSGSSNSPGHHHYPRSLSQFVTPAIRLKPGESSDSGFSSSPALTTTQTSNATNQTANVSTWPPHSQDVVDTLPPTADRPHTISTAYEKGHQRPPLTVYTFQNPETIPESGTGLNNGSPANGQPSPGQTTPATQKSPAATLSRPPLPVRCSSLERPLSAQSNHRQGSGSNLLQRQCPSPIPAHITKELSAAHHAQQQQQQQQQQPPQTPPTYVNMSELANMAALKLTNHQQQQQQKSATPPLRQQSSIDSISSQHSNDSSGSHQLLQQQQPHLQQQQSSQSNHHSATATRSHSISSTASSLHSHPSIDSTVACSSLVGQHHHSTSTNTNTTSPSSGSSTPQNHYSPLLTNSPTSTAAGTPSGSSIGTGTGLGFVYQVSSPTPPASEVLKITEQAAAGTVSENGAEETDERSRASVLQKASMFEKAAAAAAISPPAPISVTSPAPVVAAPAVPAGGTSGGRRSEAEQQEMDKSFEDSIQALNNLIGELDSFQREIDEGKGKQQQMSNISNNNMTTSSQSSSDNNNLPAATIITTTTSGLIEPCAISNQTNSSGCGTDISDTTSDELVGEGDDGDARRRDLDRDRDLLGASDSELSRCYVSETSSLTGGLTAGGYENPTFAHFVANANRGEDAVSLASDSVCLGQPRHAYVDTCSDSGSAVVVIYDHQIPITPDIEFVKQNSEIVMLRTKDPQPHSLQLHEMRELQQLPANLTGSPDSSPDSAGGQAPPPPATATVAPAKQRLSSFRATSEQQLQLLGRGSPQRGKVAPTEQAQQRGTQKPLPAGASPLAQQQSSDTDGQQLVDPARRQLPPKPTSLTLFNGPQAPSVSDRPLVPRKSDFKSDLDAKIRRQKQKVQQQLQQQQQQQQQAAQQQKPHSPQSPQTRNCNVTNKPAKANVTASASAPASPASASASASATVSVSDPYPNLTHRMPNQIIAEASPALLSPSSPRGHLPLSSSSSSSSQSFPLPAATQSSPSSNALPSMLPASDRPPPPPAHPYTCSNAPANPIHLANSNTNANANAHLKPCITPRPASLSGGAAGGGGTRIARRSSINQAKPPPPVRRSSSVTPSPASVGQQHQYQPQQQQHHSYQLSSSSEHLPPPPAFMLDAHSMPNSPPPTAMPSSALKVSETVRALAAMRHQPASPVSLRRMQQQQQQQHLQQQQYLQQQQQQPLLQTFRTSSPAAGGGGGGIYAQPKLVNSMSSFRTSSPSPNGHAHAHPLPPTQPKANPNLIAQLNARLNSKQQQHQPGVEGIYGNQQQQPGGGGESIYMRSGLSMSQPQQQQHNDAAAPSPNMRQAHPHPQQHHQQQQHYTCPPPLEDPPPPPIYSAGSSATMPKKMARPHVGPPHSAYAAASATATLPKNMLQQQQQRLHHQQYQQPTGMGNGTGHVSSQRPQLPLPQQKLRAAQQQHLAEQQQHQHQLQQQHQQQLQQQHQRQPPIPSRHSSVQQKIFVSTNPFIQTTAVKFHSPSASPTCGSPVTGSGSGSGSLASIYATTARGSHAQQQHYYRDVAGGGNSNGGAAYYNHNAHHAHAHVPTHHPNYATSTNIEKTGSIRAKTKAEFLENLNAKLAKQGMSGRAFAVRNLINSKALMYQNPQNLSRPSAQYRRPPTYPSTTATTTATNATCCDEQC; via the exons AATACTTCACCGCTGTGGGAGGATTTCGTAGCAAAGGCCGGAAAACTGCACACATGCTTGAG GGCCGCCATCCAAGCAATCGCCGCCTATTTGGATGCCTTCCAGAAGATAGCCGATGCGGCGACCAATTCAAGAG GCGCCTCCAAAGAGATTGGCACTGCCCTGACCCGCGTCTGCCTTCGCCACAAGGCGGTCGAGACGCGCCTAAAGACCTTCACCAGCGCCATTATGGATTGCCTAGTGCAGCCACTGCAGGACAGGATCGAGGACTGGAAGCGAACGGTGGCCACCATTGACAAAGACCACGCCAAAGAATACAAGCGCTGTCGCAGTGAGCTGAAGAAGCGCTCCAGCGATACACTGCGCCTGCAGAAGAAGGCGCGCAAAGGCCAGACAGACGGACTGCAATCGCTGATGGACTCCCACATGCAGGACGTTACCCAGCGCCGGGCTGAGCTGGAGGAGGTGGAGAAGAAGTCGCTGCGCGCGGCCATGGTCGAGGAGCGATTGCGCTATTGCAGCTTTGTTCACATGCTGCAGCCGGTGGTGCACGAGGAGTGCGAGGTCATGTCCGAATTGGGTCATCTTCAG GAGGCCATGCAGTCGATTGCCCTGGTAACCAAGGAGCCCACTGTCCTGCCCCAGGCCTCCGAAGAGCTAATCCACGATGCCAAGGCCAGTATCAATCTGTACCCAGAGTCTCCGGGAGGTGGCTCCGGCTCTCAGGGCGGCGGCTGCTCAAACTCGCTTGGTTCCCGAAAGAGTTCCGTCTGCTCCATCAGCAGCATGAACAGCAGCGGATCCAGCAATTCTCCCGGCCATCACCACTATCCACGCTCTCTGTCGCAG tttgtaACGCCCGCAATTCGCTTGAAACCTGGTGAATCCAGTGATAGTGGCTTTAGCTCATCGCCAGCTCTAACAACAACACag ACTTCAAATGCAACGAATCAGACGGCTAATGTCTCCACTTGGCCGCCACATTCCCAGGACGTGGTGGACACTCTCCCACCGACTGCCGATCGTCCGCATACCATTTCGACGGCTTATGAGAAGGGTCACCAGCGTCCGCCGCTGACTGTCTACACGTTCCAGAACCCGGAGACCATTCCCGAATCTGGCACTGGCCTTAATAACGGTTCACCTGCCAATGGACAGCCGTCGCCGGGACAGACTACTCCGGCCACTCAAAAGTCGCCGGCTGCCACTCTTAGTCGTCCGCCGTTGCCAGTT CGCTGCTCGTCGCTTGAGCGACCGCTGTCGGCGCAAAGCAACCATCGCCAGGGAAGCGGAAGCAATCTGCTGCAGCGCCAATGCCCCTCGCCGATTCCAGCTCATATCACGAAAG AGCTGTCCGCAGCGCATCacgcacagcagcagcagcagcagcaacagcaacagccgcCACAGACGCCGCCCACCTATGTCAACATGTCCGAACTGGCCAACATGGCGGCTTTGAAACTGACtaaccaccagcagcagcagcagcaaaagtcCGCAACACCGCCGTTGCGGCAGCAGAGCTCCATTGACTCGATCAGCTCGCAGCATTCCAACGACTCCTCGGGCTCGCATCAGCTgctccaacagcagcagccgcacttgcagcaacagcagtcaTCGCAGTCGAATCACCACTCCGCCACAGCCACACGCTCCCATTCCATATCCTCGACGGCCTCCTCGCTGCACTCGCATCCGTCGATCGACTCGACGGTCGCTTGCAGCTCGCTGGTGGGCCAGCACCACCACAGCACCAGCACCAACACGAACACCACCTCGCCGTCCAGTGGCAGCTCCACGCCACAGAACCATTACTCGCCCCTGCTAACCAACTCCCCTACGTCCACTGCCGCAGGTACtcccagcggcagcagcattGGCACGGGCACAGGCCTGGGATTTGTCTACCAGGTCAGCTCACCCACTCCGCCGGCGAGTGAGGTTCTAAAGATCACCGAGCAGGCGGCAGCTGGCACTGTTTCTGAGAATGGAGCCGAGGAAACGGATGAGCGTTCGCGGGCCTCGGTTCTGCAAAAGGCATCCATGTTCGAgaaggcggcagcagcagccgctaTTTCGCCACCAGCTCCGATTTCGGTGACTTCTCCGGCACCTGTGGTTGCTGCACCAGCGGTCCCGGCAGGCGGAACCAGCGGAGGACGACGATCCGAGGCGGAGCAGCAGGAAATGG ACAAGTCTTTCGAAGATTCAATACAAGCACTAAATAATCTAATTGGCGAACTAGACTCGTTCCAACGCGAGATCGATGAGGGCAAgggcaagcagcagcagatgagCAACataagcaacaacaatatgaCAACGAGCAGCCAGagcagcagcgacaacaacaacctgCCTGCCGCCACCATCattaccaccaccaccagcggccTCATCGAGCCATGCGCCATCAGCAATCAGACAAACTCCAGCGGCTGCGGCACGGACATATCGGACACCACCTCCGACGAACTGGTCGGCGAGGGCGACGATGGCGATGCCAGGAGGCGGGATCTCGACCGGGACCGGGACCTACTGGGCGCCAGCGATTCGGAGCTGAGTCGCTGCTATGTGAGCGAGACGAGTTCGCTGACCGGCGGCCTGACGGCTGGCGGCTACGAGAACCCCACATTCGCGCACTTCGTGGCCAATGCGAACCGAGGCGAGGATGCCGTTTCGCTGGCCTCGGACAGCGTCTGCCTGGGGCAGCCTCGGCATGCCTACGTGGACACCTGCAGCGACAGCGGCAGTGCCGTTGTGGTGATCTACGACCACCAGATTCCCATTACGCCGGACATTGAGTTTGTGAAGCAGAACTCGGAGATTGTCATGTTGCGGACCAAGGATCCGCAGCCCCACTCGTTGCAGCTGCACGAGATGCGCGAGCTGCAGCAATTGCCGGCCAATTTGACCGGATCGCCGGACTCATCACCGGACTCGGCCGGCGGCCAGgccccgccgccgccggctaCAGCAACTGTGGCGCCCGCCAAGCAGCGACTCTCTTCGTTTCGCGCCACCAGCGAGCAGCAATTGCAGCTCCTCGGACGCGGCAGTCCTCAAAGAGGTAAAGTGGCACCCACTGAGCAGGCACAACAGAGAGGGACCCAGAAACCGCTCCCCGCAGGAGCTTCCCCGCTAGCACAGCAGCAGTCCAGTGATACCGATGGCCAGCAGCTCGTAGATCCTGCGAGGCGGCAACTACCGCCGAAACCGACCAGCTTGACCCTTTTCAATGGCCCCCAAGCTCCCAGTGTGAGCGATAGGCCCTTGGTGCCCCGCAAGTCGGACTTTAAGTCCGATTTAGATGCGAAAATTCGCAGGCAAAAGCAGAAGGTTCAACAGcaattgcagcagcagcaacagcaacagcagcaggcggcacaacaacaaaagccacACTCACCACAGTCGCCCCAAACCAGAAACTGTAATGTCACTAATAAACCAGCCAAAGCCAATGTTACAGCATCCGCATCTGCACCTGCATCACCGGCATccgcatctgcatctgcatctgcaacAGTATCAGTATCAGATCCGTATCCAAACCTGACTCATAGAATGCCAAATCAAATAATAGCAGAAGCCAGTCCGGCATTGTTATCACCATCATCACCTCGCGGCCACCTGCCATTATCAtcatcctcgtcgtcgtcatcgcaATCATTTCCATTGCCAGCAGCCACACaatcatcaccatcatcaaACGCTCTGCCATCGATGTTGCCCGCCAGTGACCGACCACCACCGCCACCCGCCCATCCATACACGTGCTCCAATGCCCCAGCCAATCCAATCCATCTCGCCAATAGCAATaccaatgccaatgccaatgcccATCTCAAGCCGTGCATTACGCCCCGGCCGGCCTCGTTGTCGG GAGGAGCAGCCGGCGGTGGAGGTACGCGAATCGCAAGGCGTTCGTCCATCAATCAGGCCAAGCCACCGCCGCCAGTCAGACGCAGCTCATCGGTGACACCCAGTCCCGCCTCGGTCGGG cagcagcaccaataccaaccgcagcagcagcagcaccataGCTACCAACTAAGCAGCTCCAGCGAGCACTTGCCACCACCGCCGGCGTTTATGCTGGACGCCCACTCCATGCCCAACTCGCCACCGCCAACGGCGATGCCTAGCTCAGCGCTTAAGGTGTCCGAGACGGTGAGAGCGTTGGCTGCCATGCGCCACCAACCAGCCTCGCCAGTGTCACTTAGACGcatgcaacagcagcagcaacaacagcacctacagcagcagcaatatctgcagcagcagcagcagcaacctcTATTGCAG ACGTTCCGCACTTCGTCACCAGCCGCGGGCGGAGGGGGCGGAGGCATATACGCCCAGCCCAAGCTGGTCAATAGCATGTCCAGCTTCCGCACCAGCAGCCCCAGTCCGAATGGACACGCTCACGCTCACCCACTGCCGCCAACGCAGCCCAAGGCGAACCCGAATCTAATTGCACAGCTCAATGCACGACTCAacagcaagcagcagcagcaccagcctGGGGTCGAGGGGATCTACggcaaccagcagcagcagcccggaggaggaggagagtcGATCTATATGCGGAGTGGCCTGTCCATGTCGcagccgcaacagcagcaacacaatGACG CAGCTGCGCCCTCGCCGAACATGCGACAGGCCCATCCACATCCACAAcagcatcatcagcagcagcagcactatACTTGCCCGCCTCCATTGGAGgatcctccgccgccgcccatCTACTCAGCCGGCTCGTCGGCCACAATGCCGAAAAAAATGGCCCGTCCCCATGTTGGTCCGCCTCACAGCGCATATGCAGCAGCCTCGGCAACGGCCACGCTGCCCAAGAACAtgctgcagcaacagcagcagcggctacACCATCAGCAATATCAACAGCCGACAGGCATGGGCAATGGCACAGGTCACGTCAGCAGTCAGCGTCCGCAGTTGCCGCTACCCCAGCAAAAGCTGCGGgcagcacagcagcaacatttggcagaacagcagcaacatcagcatcagttgcagcagcaacatcagcagcagttgcagcagcaacatcaaagACAGCCACCCATACCGTCACGCCACTCGAGTGTGCAGCAAAAGATATTCGTCTCGACGAATCCATTCATACAGACGACGGCCGTCAAGTTTCACTCGCCCTCGGCCTCGCCCACTTGCGGGTCTCCAGTGACTGGATCTGGATCTGGGTCTGGGTCCTTGGCCAGCATTTATGCCACAACCGCGCGTGGCAGCcatgcccagcagcagcactatTATCGCGATGTCGCTGGTGGGGGCAACAGCAACGGCGGCGCTGCCTACTACAACCACAATGCCCAtcatgcccatgcccatgtCCCGACACATCATCCAA ACTATGCCACAAGCACAAATATCGAAAAGACTGGCAGCATTCGGGCCAAGACCAAGGCCGAATTCCTCGAGAATCTCAACGCGAAACTGGCCAAGCAGGGAATGTCTGGACGAGCATTTGCCGTGCGAAATCTCATCAACAGCAAGGCCCTG ATGTATCAGAATCCGCAAAATCTATCGCGACCCAGTGCACAATACCGTAGACCACCCACCTATCCCAGCACCACAGCCACAACCACAGCCACCAATGCCACTTGCTGCGATGAGCAGTGCTAG